A portion of the Nomia melanderi isolate GNS246 chromosome 2, iyNomMela1, whole genome shotgun sequence genome contains these proteins:
- the mRpS6 gene encoding mitochondrial ribosomal protein S6 isoform X2, whose translation MCLPDSVETLKRVANSIFKTGGFIRKIENWGEKNLPYKISNHGTVFKQAGYFWFCFDVPPSSLKDLMDEYQRDVDIVKTTIFKTIQPKEQSCTLQEELLPPPYRSNVAEILEKYKKTKDKSTYKMNTGFDYYPFSR comes from the exons ATGTGTTTA CCAGATTCTGTAGAAACTTTAAAGAGAGTggcaaattcaatatttaaaactggtggctttattaggaaaattgaaaactggGGAGAAAAAAATCTTccatataaaataagtaatcATGGCACAGTTTTTAAACAAGCTGG ATATTTTTGGTTCTGTTTTGATGTTCCTCCTTCGTCATTGAAAGATCTTATGGACGAGTACCAAAGAGATGTAGATATAGTTAAAACGACAATATTTAAAACCATTCAGCCAAAAGAGCAGAGCTGTACATTACAGGAAGAGCTATTACCTCCACCTTAtag ATCTAATGTAgcagaaatattagaaaaatacaagaaaactaAAGACAAAAGTACATATAAAATGAATACTGGATTTGATTACTATCCCTTTTCAAGATAA
- the Hsc20 gene encoding iron-sulfur cluster co-chaperone protein HscB-like protein, mitochondrial: MRINMYIRRILTNFVKKYNNSYFNLIKRHQNVLSHCIERNDFPSLVPLRLSQYSSNSPLKCWNCNSIYKSELFCSKCKTLQEPPENLTYFDLMGIPKSYDITVVELQRKYKELQKQLHPDKFGNKSEKEKQLSENLSSLVNKAYNTLLNPLQRGLYMLELNNITIPEGTDNMNPEFLMEIMERNEEIEDALNDHTKIKKLAKQNEEILNSLTMDIAKAFQEEDIKKAEVHLIRMKYYNSINNRFKKLKHDLGIVE; this comes from the exons ATGCGTATTAACATGTACATAAGAAGAATACTTACAAATttcgtaaaaaaatataataattcatatttcaatttaataaaacgaCACCAAAATGTACTTTCGCATTGTATAGAAAGAAATGACTTTCCTTCATTAGTCCCATTACGTTTATCACAATATTCAAGTAATAGTCCATTAAAATGTTGGAATTGTAATTCTATATACAAGTCCGAACTATTTTGTTCAAAATGCAAAACATTACAAGAACCACCCGAAAATTTAACGTATTTCGATTTAATGGGTATTCCCAAAAGCTATGACATAACAGTTGTGGAACTTCAAAGAAAATACAAAGAGCTTCAAAAGCAATTACACCCTGATAAATTTGGTAACAAGTCTGAg aaAGAAAAACAACTATCTGAAAATTTATCATCATTGGTAAATAAAGcgtataatactttattaaaccCCTTGCAAAGAGGTCTATACATGttagaattgaataatataacaataccAGAGGGAACAGATAATATGAATCcagaatttttaatggaaataatgGAGAGAAATGAAGAAATAGAGGATGCATTGAATGATCAcacaaagattaaaaaattggcaaaacaaaatgaagaaatattaaatagtttgaCAAT GGATATTGCGAAAGCATTTCAAgaagaagatattaaaaaagCAGAAGTCCACCTtatacgaatgaaatattataatagtattaacaatAGATTTAAAAAACTAAAACATGATTTAGGTATAGTAGAATGA
- the LOC116426956 gene encoding protein BTG3, translating to MRNEITAAVLFLVQLIEKNEKFSPDQLECFKRRLVELLTERFKNHWFPDKPFKGQGYRCIRVNGHNRRDATLESAANAAGVKYEDLSLPVELTLWVDPNEVCCRFGESKGSYCTLASFDDKENTVPIFQGSNEGLEKENKQSEGQTKIQKSPLTTNTEQQQKSKPLSSANQNQQHSNNGTGRRRNLNSPRLHLNRNRSWFGHSFSMGYGPHPISQPWYNIMPPHFLGGPSPPPFMGHRGNKWIHPPSYPTGPTRFHHWSPKAALKV from the exons ATGCGCAACGAAATCACTGCAGCAGTACTATTCTTAGTACAGCTGatagaaaaaaacgaaaaatttaGTCCTGATCAATTGGAATGTTTTAAGCGACGTTTGGTCGAGTTATTGACAGAACGTTTCAAGAATCATTGGTTCCCAGACAAGCCATTTAAAGGTCAAGGTTATCGTTGTATTCGTGTAAATGGTCATAATCGGAGGGATGCAACTTTGGAGAGTGCTGCTAATGCTGCTGGTGTCAAATACGAAGATCTATCTTTACCAGTAGAATTAACGCTTTGGGTTGATCCCAATGAAGTTTGCTGTCGATTCGGAGAAAGTAAAGGGTCCTATTGCACATTGGCATCGTTCGATGACAAAGAAAATACTGTACCAATTTTCCAAGGAAGCAATGAAGGAttagaaaaggaaaacaaacagTCTGAGGGACAGACTAAAATACAG AAATCCCCTTTGACTACTAATACAGAGCAGCAACAAAAATCAAAACCGCTAAGTTCTGCTAATCAAAACCAACAGCATAGCAATAATGGTACAGGTAGGAGACGCAATTTGAATAGCCCCAGACTACATCTTAATAGAAATCGTTCGTGGTTTGGTCACTCCTTCAGTATGGGATATGGTCCTCATCCAATAAGTCAACCATGGTATAACATTATGCCCCCCCATTTTTTGGGTGGTCCATCTCCACCTCCTTTCATGGGTCATAGAGGAAACAAATGGATCCATCCACCCTCCTATCCGACAGGACCTACCCGTTTCCACCATTGGTCTCCCAAAGCTGCTCTTAAAGTATGA
- the LOC116426946 gene encoding uncharacterized protein LOC116426946 — protein MMAEKCKECGCKCVNCTQQDQQHCDMHLHVEIENLRQHLMERDNHIATMETQFLNEADKFPNGELASMKEELLIWQEKYSRLHEAHKRVQKVNQNLEDKLLRIVDKCETEKTAFTKDIATLSHRLADANYTIHRLTQDNEKYRNDVNLAIQLLQCKPANFVGQKYDSLPSEVQAKVRTYVAQKKRSNDNTPDIKSITVPISTFPPTAMVYNVTKPTVEKDSDDESDESKPPVDIVSAAIMAKVLEDREKERIFAKHCDTCTCNRSILMVDAETQTNMQDVFSCNDCVTKYAQDVEKNTDKNCQTKESQNSNLHIAYHEVNENISISNMQYQSHCTKNISSQYVSTKDKFLSRNVKIENVKEDGHANTRASLHKKNSMRRNDTQPQNIFHNQSENTAMQMPQRVNDVCTNSKLNSEKGKSAKSYKKCESQIDDVFNSNSCNKLEKKSFNHNYIVPENHNNCFDGKEQSHIDIINDRLWKNEWTKLKSQTNKVDIKNIGKTNSDVEIDIINDRVWKNDKPKQETHHSAQLMLIEVKNIDNNSNQNDSGQIEVATSPSFSSDSIVISTSDPSSSSSDVVQPLSGTNLHNIGLKPTNQNRITGPRNCLMRVTPGSKNILLDNAGHYKTVLYTSGSNKPNTALVHSKKLSRSGSERSISTSSEESSPILLRDNNQLQRVAEWVESSVHMDNSVSNYSKLKPNESIIDKNSSLVYLDESQTKSKMFEDTRRLYENTQENKHEDLVTDVPAFDKEILANDVNHFSSSVDNTESEKEKDLIIFDVPNEEEKVVPPQASNKMDNANFDYDVKITKEMEETYLKLAASLDPVALSLSNVDGADLTIEKYRKDHKRLQKSYDRVGSKM, from the exons ATGATGGCTGAAAAATGTAAG GAATGTGGGTGTAAATGTGTAAATTGCACTCAGCAAGATCAACAACATTGTGACATGCATCTGCAtgtagaaatagaaaatttacgGCAACATCTTATGGAAAGGGATAATCACATTGCAACAATGGAAACACAGTTCTTAAACGAAGCTGATAAATTTCCTAATGGAGAGTTAGCTTCAATGAAGGAAGAACTTTTAATCTggcaagaaaaatattcaaggCTTCACGAGGCTCACAAACGTGTTCAAAAAGTAAATCAAAACCTTGAGGACAAATTGTTAAGGATTGTAGATAAATGTGAAACAGAGAAAACTGCATTCACTAAAGATATTGCAACTTTATCTCATAGACTAGCAGATGCAAATTATACCATACATCGTTTAACTCAAGATAAT GAAAAATACAGAAATGATGTAAACTTGGCAATACAGCTTCTTCAATGTAAACCAGCTAATTTTGTTGGTCAGAAATATGATTCT TTACCTTCTGAAGTACAAGCCAAAGTTAGAACATATGTTGCACAAAAGAAACGTTCAAATGATAATACTCCTGATATTAAAAGTATTACAGTACCAATTTCAACGTTTCCCCCAACAGCTATGGTATATAATGTAACCAAACCTACAGTTGAGAAAGACAGTGATGATGAGAGTGATGAATCTAAACCACCGGTAGACATTGTTTCAGCTGCAATAATGGCCAAAGTTTTAGaagacagagaaaaagaaagaatattcgCTAAGCATTGCGATACATGCACTTGTAATCGAAGCATTCTAATGGTTGATGCAGAAACTCAAACTAACATGCAAGACGTTTTTTCTTGCAATGATTGTGTTACGAAGTATGCACAGGATGTAGAAAAAAACACTGATAAAAATTGTCAAACTAAAGAAAGTCAAAATTCTAATTTACATATAGCTTACCACGAGGTAAATGAAAACATTAGTATTAGTAACATGCAATATCAAAGTCACTGTACAAAGAATATTAGTAGTCAGTATGTAAGCACAAAAGATAAATTTTTAagtagaaatgttaaaatagaaaatgtaaagGAGGATGGTCATGCGAACACAAGGGCtagtttacataaaaaaaactCGATGCGCAGGAACGATACGCAACctcaaaatattttccataaccAGAGCGAAAATACGGCCATGCAGATGCCTCAAAGGGTCAATGATGTATGTACCAACAGCAAACTAAATTCTGAGAAAGGAAAATCAGCAAAGTCGTATAAAAAATGCGAGTCCCAAATTGATGAtgtatttaattcaaattcttgtaataaattggaaaagaaatctTTTAACCATAATTATATAGTTCCTGAAAATCATAATAATTGCTTTGATGGGAAAGAACAGAGTCACATTGATATTATTAACGACAGATTGTGGAAGAACGAGTGGACAAAGTTAAAATCTCAGACTAATAAAGTGGATATTAAAAACATAGGTAAAACAAACAGTGATGTTGAAATTgacattattaacgatagagtTTGGAAAAATGATAAGCCGAAACAAGAAACGCATCACTCGGCACAGTTGATGTTAAtagaagtgaaaaatattgataataattcgaACCAGAATGATTCTGGACAGATCGAAGTGGCCACTAGTCCCAGTTTCAGTAGCGATAGTATAGTAATTTCAACTTCAGATCCTTCTAGTAGTTCCAGCGACGTTGTTCAGCCGCTTAGCGGAACGAATTTGCATAATATTGGTTTGAAACCTACTAACCAAAATCGTATAACCGGTCCAAGGAATTGTCTCATGAGAGTCACGCCTGGATCCAAGAATATTCTGCTAGATAATGCTGGtcattataaaactgtgttgTACACTAGCGGAAGTAACAAACCAAACACTGCTTTAGTTCATTCGAAGAAACTATCCCGGTCTGGCTCGGAAAGGTCAATTTCAACCAGTAGCGAGGAAAGCTCCCCGATTTTGCTACGCGACAATAATCAATTGCAAAGAGTGGCCGAGTGGGTTGAGTCGTCAGTACACATGGATAATTCAGTGTCAAATTATTCGAAGTTGAAGCCTAACGAGAGCataatcgataaaaattctTCGTTGGTCTATTTAGACGAGTCACAAACGAAGTCGAAGATGTTTGAGGACACACGAAGACTGTACGAAAATACTCAAGAAAACAAACACGAAGATCTGGTGACCGATGTTCCGGCTTTCGATAAAGAAATTTTGGCTAACGACGTGAATCATTTTTCATCGTCTGTAGACAACACGGaatcggagaaagagaaagatttgATAATTTTTGACGTGCCGAACGAGGAGGAGAAAGTTGTTCCGCCGCAAGCTTCCAACAAAATGGACAACGCTAATTTTGATTACGACGTGAAAATTACGAAAGAGATGGAAGAAACGTACTTGAAGCTCGCAGCAAGCTTAGATCCAGTTGCGTTGAGCCTGTCGAACGTGGATGGCGCTGACCTAACAATCGAGAAGTATCGGAAGGATCACAAAAGACTTCAGAAGAGCTACGATAGGGTGGGATCAAAAATGTAA
- the Chd64 gene encoding transgelin calponin-3, which produces MASNRAAKSGFAAEAQRKINSKYSEELAQECLEWIKTITGENINTNGDMDNFYETLKDGILLCQLVNDIKEGSVKKINKTSLAFKCMENINAFLEAARALGVPAQETFQTVDLWERQNLNSVVICLQSLGRKAGNFGKPSIGPKEADKNIRNFTEEQLRAGQGVISLQYGSNKGANQSGINFGNTRHM; this is translated from the exons ATGGCTTCCAACAGGGCTGCCAAGTCGGGTTTCGCGGCGGAAGCGCAGAGAAAG ATCAACAGTAAATATAGCGAGGAACTGGCGCAGGAATGTCTGGAATGGATCAAGACGATCACTGGCGAAAACATAAACACCAACGGGGACATGGACAACTTTTATGAAACCCTGAAGGACGGGATCCTTCTTTGCCA ATTGGTGAACGACATCAAGGAAGGCtcagtaaagaaaattaataaaaccagCCTCGCTTTCAAGTGTATGGAGAACATAAACGCCTTCCTTGAGGCAGCGAGGGCACTGGGTGTCCCGGCTCAAGAAACTTTCCAGACTGTCGATCTTTGGGAAAGACAAAATCTCAACTCGGTTGTGATTTGTCTACAATCCCTCGGTAGAAAG GCGGGTAACTTTGGTAAACCTAGTATCGGACCAAAAGAAGCAGATAAGAATATACGTAACTTCACTGAAGAACAATTAAGAGCTGGCCAGGGTGTGATCAGTTTACAGTACGGCAGCAACAAGGGTGCTAACCAGAGTGGCATCAACTTTGGAAACACTAGACATATGTAA
- the mRpS6 gene encoding mitochondrial ribosomal protein S6 isoform X1 yields the protein MPTYEMPILLRIMRKPDSVETLKRVANSIFKTGGFIRKIENWGEKNLPYKISNHGTVFKQAGYFWFCFDVPPSSLKDLMDEYQRDVDIVKTTIFKTIQPKEQSCTLQEELLPPPYRSNVAEILEKYKKTKDKSTYKMNTGFDYYPFSR from the exons ATGCCTACGTACGAAATGCCAATATTGTTACGTATTATGAGAaag CCAGATTCTGTAGAAACTTTAAAGAGAGTggcaaattcaatatttaaaactggtggctttattaggaaaattgaaaactggGGAGAAAAAAATCTTccatataaaataagtaatcATGGCACAGTTTTTAAACAAGCTGG ATATTTTTGGTTCTGTTTTGATGTTCCTCCTTCGTCATTGAAAGATCTTATGGACGAGTACCAAAGAGATGTAGATATAGTTAAAACGACAATATTTAAAACCATTCAGCCAAAAGAGCAGAGCTGTACATTACAGGAAGAGCTATTACCTCCACCTTAtag ATCTAATGTAgcagaaatattagaaaaatacaagaaaactaAAGACAAAAGTACATATAAAATGAATACTGGATTTGATTACTATCCCTTTTCAAGATAA
- the Ak6 gene encoding adenylate kinase isoenzyme 6 — MVNMNKSYPNILVTGTPGVGKSLMCRLLSERTGLTWIDVSKFAIENKCLEEYDDVYQCPILDEDKLLDHMEELMCEGGKIIDYHGADFFPERWFDIVFVLRTDNTILYDRLKDRGYTGKKLEDNIDCEIFQTILEEAKSAYREEIVHELMSNNVNQVTSNVDRICQWIEQWKIDNEQ; from the exons ATGGTCAACATGAATAAAAGTTATCCAAATATTTTAGTGACAG GTACGCCTGGTGTAGGAAAAAGTTTAATGTGTCGTCTTTTATCAGAAAGAACAGGGTTAACCTGGATTGATGTTAGTAAATTTGCTattgaaaacaaatgtttaGAAGAGTACGATGACGTGTATCAATGTCCTATTTTGGATGAAGATaag ttATTAGATCATATGGAAGAACTTATGTGTGAAGGTGGAAAAATTATTGATTATCATGGGGCTGACTTTTTCCCAGAAAGAtggtttgatattgtttttgtGTTAAGGACTgacaatacaatattatacgATCGTTTAAAAGATCGAGGTTATACTGGAAAAAAATTAGAAGATAACATAGATTGTGAAATCTTTCAAACAATTCTTGAAGAAGCAAAATCAGCTTATAGGGAAGAAATAGTTCATGAATTAATGAGTAATAATGTGAATCAAGTTACAAGCAACGTAGATAGAATCTGCCAGTGGATAGAACAATGGAAAATTGATAATGaacaataa